The Trypanosoma brucei gambiense DAL972 chromosome 10, complete sequence genome has a segment encoding these proteins:
- a CDS encoding 19S proteasome regulatory subunit has product MTDVDQWKCASFKQEEDHSEATDALLERINATAIPVLLRSTNSSLDDLVNELLALEKMARLGGDALSAKRLVVEILRIYRVHGDHEKMLDTLETLMRKRGQTKQSQGAMIAECGVLLTEGNLSREQRRIVLERVVHLTDSRIHVELEHVRFAIDLAKLMEDDGEKRAACDLLSGLHVETVTNMPRVEKLDALNRLIRLCLELEDYELARLVSRRINHRALSRPGALQAKLKYFELMREYFAQRRSYFHVARCWYETFLSETDETACVSALSSMAVHYLIAEHSSPKELEDHAECAAFSPATKFADRTAAIQGITTTLRKRLEENPQLQYLLEKFTSIELIRERVADDVEALCINHPQLAGFPERQALLRSRCSEHDLLVISRFYRRLRLVRLAELVGLTPQHTEEFLMMMVASRTLYAKIDRVDGLVVFEANKNANDVVTAWDEAVGRSVALLDKVSHLIVKERMLHNITLAQLQQSGATAS; this is encoded by the coding sequence ATGACCGACGTAGACCAATGGAAGTGTGCGAGCTTCaagcaggaggaggatcACAGCGAGGCGACGGATGCGCTGCTCGAACGCATCAATGCTACCGCCATTCCTGTTCTCTTGCGCAGTACCAATTCGAGCTTGGACGATCTCGTTAATGAGCTTTTGGCTCTCGAGAAAATGGCGCGCCTAGGTGGTGATGCTCTGTCGGCAAAACGTCTTGTAGTTGAAATATTGCGGATCTACCGCGTTCATGGAGATCACGAAAAAATGCTTGACACATTGGAAACTCTCATGCGCAAGCGTGGGCAAACCAAACAATCACAGGGTGCCATGATCGCTGAATGCGGTGTCCTCCTCACTGAAGGCAATCTGTCACGTGAGCAGCGCCGCATCGTGTTGGAGCGCGTAGTGCATCTTACTGACAGCCGTATCCATGTGGAGCTTGAGCACGTGCGATTCGCTATCGACTTAGCGAAGTTAATGGAGGACGATGGGGAGAAGCGGGCGGCGTGCGACTTGCTCAGTGGATTGCATGTGGAAACAGTGACAAATATGCCCCGCGTGGAGAAACTCGATGCTCTTAACCGCTTGATCCGGTTGTGCCTCGAGTTGGAGGATTATGAGCTCGCGCGGCTTGTGTCGCGCCGAATAAACCACCGTGCCCTGTCAAGACCCGGGGCCTTGCAGGCGAAGCTTAAATATTTCGAACTAATGCGCGAATATTTCGCGCAGCGCCGTTCTTACTTCCATGTGGCTCGCTGTTGGTACGAGACATTCCTTTCCGAAACGGATGAAACAGCCTGTGTTTCAGCCCTAAGCAGCATGGCGGTGCACTATCTTATCGCGGAGCACTCGTCGCCAAAGGAACTGGAGGATCATGCTGAGTGCGCTGCCTTTTCCCCCGCCACAAAATTTGCCGACCGCACGGCAGCAATTCAAGGCATCACTACTACTCTGAGGAAGCGGTTGGAGGAGAATCCGCAACTTCAATACCTACTGGAGAAGTTTACGAGTATTGAACTCATACGTGAGCGTGTTGCTGATGATGTAGAGGCCCTCTGCATAAATCACCCGCAGCTCGCTGGGTTCCCTGAGCGCCAGGCGTTGCTTCGTAGCCGCTGCAGCGAACACGACCTCTTGGTCATTTCCCGCTTCTATCGCCGACTGCGTCTTGTTCGACTGGCCGAATTGGTGGGTCTCACGCCGCAGCACACGGAGGAATTCCTCATGATGATGGTCGCCTCGCGCACACTGTACGCGAAGATTGATCGCGTGGATGGGTTAGTCGTTTTTGAGGCGAATAAAAACGCCAATGATGTGGTGACGGCATGGGACGAAGCTGTAGGGCGCAGTGTGGCGCTGTTGGATAAAGTTTCACACCTTATTGTAAAGGAGCGTATGCTACATAACATCACTCTCGCCCAATTGCAACAATCGGGTGCGACTGCTTCATAG
- a CDS encoding ATPase subunit 9, putative, with protein sequence MMRRLALQSSIRRATPFATPLVASTKALNPMCSAITIREASTVAISVQGLHYVGTGLAAIALAGVGLGIGTIFGNLLVACARQPNLTKMLFNYAILGFALTEAIGLFALMLAFLMLFS encoded by the coding sequence ATGATGCGCCGTCTCGCTCTCCAGTCTTCGATTCGTCGTGCGACACCCTTCGCGACACCACTGGTGGCCTCCACGAAGGCTCTCAACCCTATGTGCAGCGCCATTACCATCCGTGAGGCGTCCACCGTGGCCATCTCTGTGCAGGGATTACATTACGTTGGTACAGGCCTGGCAGCCATTGCCCTTGCCGGAGTTGGTTTGGGTATTGGAACCATCTTTGGTAACCTGTTGGTGGCATGTGCTCGGCAACCCAACTTAACGAAGATGCTTTTCAACTATGCCATTCTTGGATTCGCGCTTACGGAAGCTATCGGCCTATTCGCCCTCATGCTTGCCTTTCTGATGCTCTTCTCGTAG
- a CDS encoding ribosomal proteins L36, putative — MAATKKEAPAPRTGIIAGFNKGHKTTRRARRPSSNDRYALPHKKLRAVKAIISDLVGFSPMERRVQELLRVGKDKRALKFCKKRLGSIKAAKKRRAKVEEALRQQTKKK; from the coding sequence ATGGCTGCCACGAAGAAGGAGGCCCCCGCACCCCGCACCGGCATCATTGCTGGCTTCAACAAGGGCCACAAAACAACCCGTCGCGCCCGCCGCCCGTCATCAAACGACCGTTACGCGCTCCCTCACAAGAAGCTACGCGCCGTGAAAGCTATTATCAGTGATCTCGTTGGCTTCTCGCCCATGGAGAGGCGGGTTCAGGAGCTTCTCCGTGTGGGTAAGGACAAGCGTGCACTGAAGTTTTGCAAGAAGCGCCTCGGTAGTATTAAGGCGGCAAAGAAAAGACGTGCTAAGGTGGAGGAGGCCCTCCGCCAGcagacgaagaagaagtAG